The following proteins are encoded in a genomic region of Bubalus kerabau isolate K-KA32 ecotype Philippines breed swamp buffalo chromosome 15, PCC_UOA_SB_1v2, whole genome shotgun sequence:
- the LOC129628114 gene encoding olfactory receptor 478-like has translation MDSLWQRNDTTVAGFMLLGLTNDPVLRIILFMIILCIYLVTICGNLSTIILIRISSQFHHPMYFFLSHLAFADIGYSSSVTPNMLVNFLVETNTISYPGCAVQLGSVVFFGSSECFLLAAMAYDRFVAICSPLLYSTKMSTHVYVQLLTVAYVAGFLNACSFTICFYFLLFCGPNRVNHFFCDFAPLVELSCSDISIPAAVPSFTAGSIIVVTVTVIAVSYIYILITILRMHSTEGRHKAFSTCTSHLTAVALFYGTITFIYVMPKSSYSTDQNKVVSVFYMVVIPMLNPLIYSLRNNEIKGALKRELC, from the coding sequence ATGGATTCCCTGTGGCAGAGGAACGATACTACAGTGGCAGGGTTCATGTTACTGGGCTTAACAAATGATCCAGTCCTTCGAATCATCCTCTTCATGATCATCCTCTGTATCTACCTGGTGACCATATGTGGGAATCTCAGCACAATCATTCTTATCAGAATCTCTTCTCAGTTCCATCATCCCATGTACTTTTTTTTGAGCCACTTGGCCTTTGCTGACATAGGCTATTCATCTTCTGTTACACCCAATATGCTTGTAAACTTCCTGGTAGAGACAAATACCATCTCCTATCCTGGATGTGCAGTCCAGCTTGGTTCCGTTGTTTTCTTTGGGTCATCTGAGTGCTTTCTTTTGGCTGCCATGGCGTATGATCGCTTTGTGGCAATTTGCAGCCCGCTACTATATTCTACCAAAATGTCCACACACGTTTATGTTCAGTTACTCACAGTGGCTTATGTAGCTGGTTTTCTCAATGCTTGCTCTTTTACtatttgcttctattttttaCTCTTCTGTGGACCAAATCGAGTCAATCATTTTTTCTGCGATTTTGCTCCTTTGGTTGAACTCTCCTGTTCTGACATCAGTATCCCTGCAGCTGTCCCCTCATTTACGGCTGGCTCCATCATTGTGGTCACAGTGACTGTCATAGCTGTATCCTACATCTACATCCTCATCACCATCCTGAGGATGCACTCCACCGAGGGGCGCCAcaaggccttctccacctgcacGTCCCACCTCACAGCAGTCGCTCTGTTCTATGGGACCATCACGTTCATTTACGTGATGCCCAAGTCCAGCTACTCAACTGACCAGAACAAGGTGGTGTCTGTGTTCTACATGGTGGTgatccccatgctgaaccccctcATCTATAGCCTCAGGAACAATGAGATTAAGGGGGCTCTGAAGAGAGAGCTTTGTTAA